One Phaseolus vulgaris cultivar G19833 chromosome 4, P. vulgaris v2.0, whole genome shotgun sequence DNA window includes the following coding sequences:
- the LOC137838219 gene encoding heat shock protein 83-like yields the protein MANDETLVLKGEMIEVLRLMKKTFYSNEEIFLRELINNASNALDKIKFERLMNNSVLNDELIITLIPHKVNKTLSIIDNGIGMTKMDLVDHFGIGFYSTYLVAEKVILTTKHNDHDQYTLESQPSAPFIVTKDINSQQVPRGTKITLFLKDNQWEYLQETTIKNLISKHCQLITHPIYLWSENNKDHWQLINIWLRNQEMYDKFVAQKLGNHLPDDLAFSILFKLPLKSLKRYGCLHKSWALLLENSNFMEL from the exons ATGGCAAATGATGAGACGTTGGTATTGAAGGGTGAGATGATCGAGGTGTTGCGATTGATGAAGAAAACTTTCTATTCGAATGAAGAAATTTTCCTTCGCGAACTCATCAACAATGCATCTAAT GCATtggataaaattaaatttgagaGGCTCATGAACAATAGCGTTTTGAATGatgaattaattattacattGATCCCTCATAAGGTTAACAAAACACTTTCTATCATTGACAATGGTATTGGCATGACCAAAATGG ATTTGGTTGATCATTTCGGTATTGGCTTCTACTCTACTTATTTGGTTGCCGAGAAGGTTATCCTCACCACTAAGCATAATGACCATGACCAATATACTTTGGAATCTCAACCTAGTGCCCCTTTCATTGTTACCAAGGATATTAATTCCCAACAAGTCCCAAGGGGAACCAAAATCACCCTCTTCCTTAAGGACAACCAG TGGGAATACTTGCAAGAGACCACCATAAAGAATCTTATTAGCAAACATTGCCAACTTATTACCCATCCCATTTACCTTTGGAGTGAGAACAACAAAGACCATTGGCAACTCATTAACATTTGGTTGCGTAACCAAGAGATGTACGATAAATTTGTGGCTCAAAAGCTAGGGAATCACTTACCAGATGATCTTGCATTCTCCATTCTTTTCAAACTACCTTTGAAATCTCTTAAGAGATATGGATGCCTACACAAATCATGGGCTCTCTTGCTTGAAAATTCTAATTT